One Pseudomonas rhizophila DNA window includes the following coding sequences:
- a CDS encoding diacylglycerol kinase, translating to MSPFKGQTGLKRILNASGYSLDGLRAAFVGEAAFRQLVLLDVILIPLSFFLNVSRVEQALLIAVCLLALIVELLNSAVEAAIDRISLELHPLSKNAKDMGSAAQFVALSMIALVWGLILL from the coding sequence ATGTCGCCTTTTAAAGGCCAAACCGGCCTGAAACGCATCCTCAACGCCTCCGGCTATTCTCTGGACGGCCTGCGCGCGGCCTTCGTCGGTGAAGCCGCGTTTCGTCAGTTGGTCTTGCTCGACGTCATCCTGATTCCGTTGTCGTTCTTCCTGAATGTCAGCCGTGTCGAGCAGGCGCTACTGATTGCGGTCTGCCTGCTGGCATTGATCGTGGAGTTGCTCAACTCGGCGGTGGAGGCGGCCATCGACCGCATTTCCCTGGAGCTGCACCCGTTGTCGAAAAATGCCAAGGACATGGGCAGTGCCGCTCAGTTCGTTGCTTTGAGCATGATTGCCTTGGTGTGGGGCCTGATTTTGCTCTAG
- a CDS encoding phage tail assembly chaperone, translated as MNEFTLLFSPSTCGAYVPGINVSDIPDDVIEIPRAYWLSLLQQLAISPKRVSANPDNGYPVLVDPPALTSAQASENEYAWRNAQLTTTDRLIARDRDEMDDGGGTTLDQTQYTQLQAYRRALRDWPQDEHFPATEYRPVAPSWLAGHL; from the coding sequence ATGAATGAATTCACTTTGTTATTCAGTCCAAGCACTTGCGGAGCGTATGTTCCCGGTATCAATGTTTCTGATATTCCCGACGATGTCATCGAAATCCCTCGGGCTTACTGGCTGTCGCTGCTTCAGCAACTCGCCATCTCGCCCAAGCGCGTTTCAGCCAACCCCGACAACGGTTATCCCGTTCTCGTTGACCCACCTGCTCTGACATCGGCCCAGGCTTCAGAAAATGAATATGCGTGGCGCAACGCCCAGCTCACAACAACCGACCGCCTCATCGCGAGAGATCGCGACGAAATGGACGACGGCGGCGGTACGACGCTGGACCAAACACAGTACACACAGCTCCAGGCTTATCGCCGGGCTTTGAGGGATTGGCCGCAGGATGAGCACTTTCCAGCCACTGAATATCGTCCGGTTGCGCCGTCCTGGCTGGCCGGGCACCTTTGA
- a CDS encoding tRNA-uridine aminocarboxypropyltransferase, with protein MNHAPNAVARLRDLRIDEGIKPIQARGWRAPRCSACRVIESHCLCAWRPSVEARSGVCLIMTNKEVFKPSNTGWLIADVVRDNHAFIWSRTDVDEQLLALLNDPQWQPYLVFPGEYVEPSRVTHTVNLDQGKRPLFILLDATWTEARKIFRKSPYFDRLPILSLLPDRLSRYRLRRSTRSEHLCTAEVAALCLELAGDSDAASALDAYFDVFSQHYLGAKRQQEMDVSTAAHAELQPFIRTAQPVLA; from the coding sequence ATGAACCATGCCCCTAACGCCGTAGCCCGTCTGCGCGACCTGCGCATCGATGAAGGTATCAAGCCGATTCAGGCCCGTGGCTGGCGCGCGCCCCGTTGCAGCGCCTGCCGGGTGATCGAGAGCCATTGCCTGTGCGCCTGGCGTCCGAGCGTCGAGGCTCGTTCGGGTGTCTGCCTGATCATGACCAACAAGGAAGTGTTCAAGCCGAGCAACACGGGTTGGCTGATTGCTGACGTAGTGCGCGACAATCACGCGTTCATCTGGTCACGCACCGACGTCGACGAACAACTGCTGGCGCTGCTCAACGACCCGCAATGGCAGCCATATCTGGTGTTTCCCGGTGAGTATGTCGAACCATCGCGGGTCACACATACCGTCAACCTCGATCAGGGCAAGCGTCCGTTGTTCATTCTGCTGGATGCGACCTGGACCGAGGCGCGCAAGATTTTCCGTAAAAGCCCGTATTTCGACCGTTTGCCGATTCTGAGCCTGTTGCCCGACAGGCTGTCGCGCTACCGCTTGCGCCGCTCGACTCGCAGCGAGCATCTGTGCACCGCCGAAGTGGCGGCGTTGTGTCTGGAACTGGCTGGGGACAGTGACGCTGCCTCGGCCCTGGATGCCTATTTCGATGTGTTCAGCCAGCATTACCTGGGTGCCAAACGACAGCAGGAGATGGATGTGTCCACTGCAGCCCACGCTGAGTTGCAGCCCTTTATTCGTACGGCGCAGCCAGTGTTGGCTTAA
- the recX gene encoding recombination regulator RecX, which translates to MTVVLDNLVAVRRTAMDLLARREHGRVELTRKLRQRGAPDELIDTALDRLTEEGLLSESRYLESFVSYRARSGYGPLRIREELGQRGLQRPDIELALRESGIDWQAQLMDTWRRKFSGHLPIDARERAKQGRFLAYRGYSMEMINRLFSGRGMDD; encoded by the coding sequence ATGACCGTCGTACTCGATAACCTCGTCGCGGTGCGGCGAACCGCGATGGACCTGCTCGCCAGGCGCGAGCACGGTCGAGTCGAGCTGACGCGTAAGCTGCGTCAGCGCGGCGCTCCAGATGAGTTGATCGACACGGCCCTCGACCGTTTGACGGAAGAGGGCTTGTTGTCGGAGTCTCGTTACCTTGAGAGCTTTGTCTCTTATCGCGCTCGCTCTGGATACGGCCCCTTGCGAATTCGTGAGGAACTCGGTCAGCGTGGCTTGCAGCGCCCGGATATCGAACTGGCCTTGCGCGAAAGCGGTATCGATTGGCAGGCGCAACTGATGGACACTTGGCGCCGCAAGTTCTCAGGGCATCTGCCCATCGATGCTAGGGAGCGAGCCAAGCAAGGACGTTTCCTGGCATATCGAGGATATTCCATGGAAATGATCAACCGTTTATTCAGCGGGCGCGGCATGGACGACTAA
- a CDS encoding lysis system i-spanin subunit Rz, whose protein sequence is MSAFDLMPFSSRTLGVAVLLALVAGGPAVLAWQVQAWRYDRKLAQAAQVQAQTLNQITQAAAIQQKAEQDKRLALEQQLSASEQSHYRALSDAQRDQDRLRDRLATADVRLSVLLDADDVAAGCAVPATASAGGVDHGPPRARLDPAHAQRIIAITDEGDRGLIALQACQAYVRALGR, encoded by the coding sequence ATGTCAGCCTTCGACCTGATGCCATTTTCTTCCCGCACCCTTGGCGTCGCTGTGTTGCTGGCGTTGGTGGCCGGCGGCCCGGCGGTGTTGGCCTGGCAAGTCCAGGCGTGGCGTTATGACCGGAAACTGGCGCAAGCGGCCCAGGTCCAGGCGCAGACGCTGAATCAAATCACCCAGGCAGCAGCGATTCAACAGAAGGCCGAGCAAGACAAGCGCCTAGCCCTGGAACAACAACTCTCCGCCAGCGAACAATCCCATTACCGAGCCTTGAGCGATGCCCAACGTGATCAGGATCGCTTGCGCGATCGTCTTGCTACTGCCGATGTCCGGCTGTCAGTCCTCCTCGACGCCGACGATGTTGCCGCCGGTTGTGCAGTGCCTGCCACCGCCAGCGCCGGCGGCGTGGATCATGGCCCCCCACGCGCCCGACTTGACCCGGCGCATGCTCAACGAATTATCGCCATCACCGACGAAGGGGATCGCGGATTGATCGCTCTGCAGGCCTGTCAGGCGTACGTCAGGGCATTGGGGCGCTGA
- the recA gene encoding recombinase RecA yields the protein MDDNKKKALAAALGQIERQFGKGAVMRMGDQDRQAIPSISTGSLGLDIALGIGGLPKGRIVEIYGPESSGKTTLTLSVIAQAQKAGATCAFVDAEHALDPEYAGKLGVNVDDLLVSQPDTGEQALEITDMLVRSNAVDVIIVDSVAALVPKAEIEGEMGDMHVGLQARLMSQALRKITGNIKNANCLVIFINQIRMKIGVMFGSPETTTGGNALKFYASVRLDIRRTGAVKEGDEVVGSETRVKVVKNKVASPFRQAEFQILYGKGIYLNGEMIDLGVLHGFVEKSGAWYAYNGTKIGQGKANSAKFLADNPEIAATLEKQLRDKLLSPVADVKSVANRETADDLADADI from the coding sequence ATGGACGACAACAAGAAGAAAGCCTTGGCTGCGGCCTTGGGTCAGATCGAACGTCAATTCGGCAAGGGTGCCGTAATGCGTATGGGCGATCAGGACCGTCAGGCTATTCCTTCCATCTCCACCGGCTCCCTGGGCCTGGACATTGCGCTGGGCATCGGCGGCCTGCCAAAAGGCCGTATCGTTGAAATCTATGGTCCTGAATCTTCCGGTAAAACCACGCTGACCCTGTCCGTGATCGCCCAGGCTCAAAAAGCCGGTGCGACCTGCGCCTTCGTCGATGCCGAACACGCCCTGGACCCGGAATATGCCGGCAAGCTGGGCGTCAACGTCGATGACCTGCTGGTTTCCCAGCCGGACACCGGTGAACAGGCCCTGGAAATCACCGACATGCTGGTGCGTTCCAACGCCGTTGACGTGATCATCGTCGACTCCGTGGCTGCACTGGTACCAAAAGCGGAAATCGAAGGTGAAATGGGCGACATGCATGTGGGCCTCCAGGCTCGTCTGATGTCCCAGGCCCTGCGCAAGATCACCGGTAACATCAAGAACGCCAACTGCCTGGTGATCTTCATCAACCAGATCCGCATGAAGATCGGCGTGATGTTCGGCAGCCCGGAAACCACCACCGGTGGTAACGCGCTGAAGTTCTACGCTTCGGTTCGTCTGGATATCCGCCGCACTGGCGCCGTGAAAGAAGGCGACGAGGTTGTCGGCAGCGAAACCCGCGTCAAGGTTGTGAAGAACAAGGTCGCTTCGCCGTTCCGTCAGGCGGAGTTCCAGATTCTTTACGGCAAGGGTATCTACCTTAATGGCGAGATGATCGACCTGGGTGTGTTGCACGGTTTCGTCGAAAAATCCGGCGCCTGGTATGCCTACAACGGCACCAAGATCGGTCAGGGCAAGGCCAACTCGGCCAAGTTCCTGGCGGATAACCCGGAAATTGCAGCAACCCTCGAGAAGCAACTGCGTGACAAGCTTCTGAGCCCAGTTGCGGACGTCAAGTCGGTGGCTAACCGCGAGACTGCAGACGACCTGGCTGACGCTGACATCTGA
- a CDS encoding CinA family protein, with protein MDDITELAAELGRRLQRVNAHVSTAESCTGGGIAEAITRIPGSSAWFEAGYVTYSNRQKTQQLGVPAELFATVGAVSREVVEAMVRGAQQKSLARFAVAVSGVAGPDGGTPNKPVGTVWLAWGVGETVISEQRFFPGNRDEVRRQTVKAALEGLLQHAAVEISNQG; from the coding sequence ATGGACGACATTACCGAATTGGCCGCTGAACTGGGCCGACGCCTGCAGCGGGTCAATGCCCATGTGAGCACGGCCGAATCCTGTACCGGAGGCGGGATTGCCGAGGCGATCACCCGCATTCCCGGGAGTTCGGCGTGGTTCGAGGCGGGTTATGTCACCTATTCCAACCGCCAGAAGACTCAGCAGCTGGGTGTGCCGGCCGAGCTGTTCGCAACGGTGGGGGCGGTCAGTCGCGAGGTGGTCGAGGCAATGGTGCGGGGCGCGCAGCAAAAAAGCCTGGCGCGTTTTGCCGTGGCGGTCAGCGGCGTGGCCGGCCCCGATGGTGGTACGCCGAACAAACCAGTGGGCACTGTATGGCTGGCCTGGGGCGTTGGCGAGACGGTCATCAGTGAGCAGCGATTCTTCCCGGGTAACCGCGACGAGGTCCGCCGACAAACGGTGAAGGCCGCGCTAGAGGGGCTGTTGCAACATGCCGCTGTAGAAATCTCAAATCAGGGGTAG
- a CDS encoding tail fiber assembly protein, with translation MFIYLFDDNGVLSGPVELPVTPGMGIQIPSNGIQLSFELPAAQDHHSWVMVNGVPREMVDWRGSVYRKDNGALLEWTEFGELPDTYTAEPWPGSYHVWRESMWVFDEALQRADLKREALAKRDKLLREAVQRIAPFQYAEDIGDASDQEQLALMEWKLYSVELNRIQHQVGFPTDINWPVMPESAA, from the coding sequence ATGTTCATCTATCTATTTGACGACAATGGCGTCCTGTCGGGCCCGGTCGAGCTTCCAGTAACGCCCGGCATGGGCATCCAGATTCCAAGCAACGGCATCCAGCTCTCTTTTGAATTGCCCGCTGCCCAAGATCATCATTCTTGGGTCATGGTCAATGGCGTTCCTCGTGAAATGGTGGACTGGCGTGGTTCGGTGTATCGCAAGGACAACGGCGCTCTTCTGGAGTGGACCGAGTTCGGTGAGTTGCCAGATACCTACACAGCCGAACCTTGGCCGGGTAGTTACCATGTGTGGCGAGAGAGCATGTGGGTATTTGATGAGGCGCTACAGCGGGCTGATCTCAAACGCGAAGCCTTGGCAAAACGCGATAAATTACTGCGTGAGGCCGTTCAAAGGATTGCTCCTTTCCAATACGCCGAAGACATCGGCGACGCGAGCGATCAGGAACAACTGGCGCTCATGGAGTGGAAACTCTATAGCGTTGAATTGAATCGCATCCAGCATCAGGTCGGTTTTCCAACCGATATCAACTGGCCTGTCATGCCAGAATCTGCCGCGTAA
- a CDS encoding LysR family transcriptional regulator, which yields MRFTLRQLQVFVAVAQQESVSRAAGLLNLSQSAASTSITELERQSSCQLFDRAGKRLSLNALGKQLLPQAVALLDQSKEIEDLLNGKSGFGSLAVGATLTIGNYLATLLIGSFMQRHPESQVKLHVQNTANIVHQVAHYEIDLGLIEGDCSHPDIEVQSWVEDELVVFCAPQHPLAKRGQATMEELTHEAWILREQGSGTRLTFDQAMRHHRSALNVRLELEHTEAIKRAVESGLGIGCISRLALRDAFRRGSLVAVETPDMDLARQFYFIWHKQKYQTSAMREFLELCRAFTAGVQRSDEIVLPPIA from the coding sequence ATGCGATTTACTCTACGTCAACTTCAAGTCTTCGTCGCCGTCGCCCAGCAAGAGAGCGTGTCCCGTGCCGCGGGCCTGCTCAATCTTTCGCAGTCGGCGGCCAGCACCTCCATCACCGAACTGGAGCGCCAGTCCAGCTGCCAATTGTTCGACCGCGCCGGCAAACGCCTGAGTCTCAATGCCTTGGGCAAACAACTGCTGCCCCAGGCGGTGGCGCTGCTGGACCAATCCAAGGAGATCGAAGACCTGCTCAACGGCAAGTCCGGTTTCGGCTCACTGGCGGTGGGCGCCACCCTGACCATCGGCAATTACCTGGCGACCTTGCTGATCGGCAGTTTCATGCAGCGTCATCCGGAAAGCCAGGTGAAGCTGCATGTGCAAAACACTGCCAATATCGTGCACCAGGTTGCTCACTATGAAATTGATCTGGGTCTAATCGAAGGCGACTGCAGCCATCCGGACATCGAGGTCCAGAGCTGGGTCGAGGATGAACTGGTGGTGTTTTGCGCTCCTCAACATCCGCTGGCCAAACGCGGCCAGGCGACCATGGAGGAACTGACCCATGAGGCGTGGATTCTGCGGGAGCAAGGTTCCGGCACCCGTCTGACCTTCGACCAGGCCATGCGTCACCATCGCAGTGCGCTGAACGTACGTCTGGAACTGGAACACACCGAAGCCATCAAGCGAGCCGTGGAATCAGGCCTGGGGATTGGCTGCATTTCACGCCTGGCCCTGCGTGACGCCTTCCGGCGCGGCAGTCTCGTAGCCGTGGAAACCCCGGACATGGACCTGGCCCGGCAGTTTTATTTCATCTGGCACAAACAAAAATACCAGACGTCGGCCATGCGCGAATTCCTCGAGCTGTGCCGGGCATTCACCGCTGGCGTGCAGCGCAGCGACGAAATCGTCCTGCCCCCCATTGCCTGA
- the erdR gene encoding response regulator transcription factor ErdR — protein sequence MATYEILIADDHPLFRSALHQAVTMGLGPDVRLTEVASIAELEARLTEKADWDLVLLDLNMPGAYGFSGLVLLRGQYPQIPVVMVSAQEEASVMVKAREFGASGFIPKSSSLEMIQVAVKAVLDGDVSWPPQAFEAVSVSDEAKAASEGLASLTPQQFRVLTMVCEGLLNKQIAYELNVSEATIKAHVTAIFRKLNVRTRTQAALLLQQLESISPQS from the coding sequence ATGGCCACATACGAAATCCTGATAGCCGATGACCATCCGCTCTTTCGCAGCGCGTTACATCAGGCGGTGACCATGGGGCTGGGCCCCGATGTCCGACTCACGGAAGTGGCCAGTATTGCGGAACTCGAGGCCCGGCTGACTGAAAAGGCCGATTGGGATCTTGTGCTGCTGGATCTGAACATGCCGGGCGCTTATGGTTTTTCCGGGCTGGTCTTGCTGCGCGGCCAATACCCGCAAATTCCTGTGGTGATGGTATCGGCCCAGGAAGAAGCTTCGGTGATGGTCAAGGCCCGGGAGTTCGGCGCCAGTGGTTTCATTCCTAAATCCAGTTCCCTTGAGATGATCCAGGTAGCCGTCAAGGCGGTCCTGGATGGCGATGTGTCCTGGCCTCCCCAGGCATTCGAAGCTGTGAGCGTGTCCGACGAAGCCAAGGCCGCCAGCGAAGGGCTGGCCAGCCTCACTCCGCAGCAGTTCCGCGTGTTGACCATGGTGTGTGAAGGTCTGCTGAACAAGCAGATTGCCTATGAGTTGAACGTGTCCGAAGCCACCATCAAGGCCCATGTCACTGCAATCTTTCGTAAACTGAATGTGCGCACCCGGACCCAGGCAGCCTTGCTGCTGCAGCAACTTGAGTCCATTTCACCGCAATCGTAG
- a CDS encoding TIGR00730 family Rossman fold protein, with translation MPYKPNDLLSRHFEDHGHDLTRKVEEQLNLVSPNSPNLPIYRDMILTVLRMAQEDHNRWNAKITLQALRELEHAFRTLEQFKGRRKVTVFGSARTPIEHPLYGLARELGAELARSDMMVITGAGGGIMAAAHEGAGRDHSLGFNITLPFEQHANPTVDGTQNLLPFHFFFTRKLFFVKEADALVLCPGGFGTLDEALEVLTLVQTGKSPLVPVVLLDVPGGKFWQGALHFIREQLEENRYILPTDMKLMRLVYSAQEAVEEINQFYSNFHSSRWLKHQFVIRMNHKLNEQALGHLQAEFADLCLNDCFHQHAYAGEEHDEARFSHLTRLAFTFNARDHGRLRELVDYINLSENWAQPATKAQPLTWEPIKVT, from the coding sequence ATGCCTTACAAACCGAATGACTTGCTGAGTCGTCATTTTGAGGACCATGGACACGACCTCACCCGTAAGGTCGAAGAGCAACTCAACCTGGTCTCCCCCAACAGCCCGAACCTCCCCATCTACCGAGACATGATCCTGACCGTCCTGCGCATGGCCCAGGAAGATCACAACCGCTGGAATGCCAAGATCACGCTGCAGGCCTTGCGAGAACTGGAGCACGCTTTTCGCACGCTCGAACAATTCAAGGGCCGACGCAAGGTCACGGTCTTCGGTTCGGCCCGAACGCCCATCGAACATCCGCTGTACGGCCTGGCCCGGGAACTGGGGGCGGAGTTGGCACGCTCGGACATGATGGTCATCACTGGCGCCGGCGGTGGCATCATGGCGGCCGCCCATGAAGGCGCTGGCCGGGACCACAGCCTGGGTTTCAACATCACCTTGCCTTTCGAACAGCATGCGAATCCGACCGTTGACGGCACGCAGAATCTGCTGCCGTTCCACTTCTTCTTCACCCGTAAGCTGTTCTTCGTCAAAGAGGCCGACGCACTGGTGCTCTGCCCGGGCGGTTTCGGCACCCTCGATGAAGCGTTGGAAGTCCTGACGTTGGTGCAAACCGGTAAAAGCCCGCTGGTGCCGGTGGTGCTGCTGGATGTACCGGGAGGCAAGTTCTGGCAAGGCGCCCTGCACTTCATCCGTGAGCAACTGGAAGAAAACCGCTACATCCTGCCCACCGATATGAAGTTGATGCGCCTGGTGTACAGCGCTCAAGAGGCAGTAGAGGAGATCAATCAGTTTTACAGCAACTTCCACTCCAGCCGCTGGCTCAAACATCAATTCGTGATCCGTATGAATCACAAGCTGAACGAGCAGGCCCTTGGGCATTTGCAGGCGGAGTTTGCCGACCTGTGCCTCAACGATTGTTTTCATCAACACGCCTACGCCGGCGAGGAACACGACGAGGCCCGTTTCAGCCATCTGACCCGACTGGCCTTTACCTTCAATGCCCGCGATCACGGTCGTTTGAGGGAACTGGTGGATTACATCAACCTGTCGGAAAACTGGGCCCAGCCCGCCACCAAGGCCCAACCCCTCACCTGGGAGCCGATCAAGGTGACCTGA
- a CDS encoding glycoside hydrolase family 19 protein has product MDLTQQQLINIMPNARAQAGVFVSALNTAMSRHRVDTPKRMAAFLAQVGHESGQLRYVRELGSDQYLSRYDTGSLAVRLGNTPQADGDGQQYRGRGLIQITGRDNYRRCSLGLFGDERLLALPQLLEQPQWAAESAAWFWNQNGLNELADRDQFNTITRRINGGLNGLQDRLQLWARARAVLCQPST; this is encoded by the coding sequence ATGGACCTTACGCAGCAGCAACTCATCAACATCATGCCCAACGCCCGCGCCCAAGCGGGCGTTTTTGTTTCCGCGCTAAACACCGCGATGTCGCGCCATCGTGTCGACACACCCAAACGCATGGCCGCGTTTCTGGCCCAGGTTGGCCATGAATCAGGGCAATTGCGCTACGTGCGCGAACTTGGCAGTGATCAATATCTCAGCAGGTACGACACGGGATCGTTGGCCGTTCGCTTGGGCAATACGCCCCAGGCCGACGGTGACGGTCAGCAATATCGTGGTCGCGGCCTGATTCAGATTACCGGGCGTGACAATTATCGGCGTTGCAGCCTGGGTTTGTTCGGCGATGAACGACTGTTGGCATTGCCGCAACTGCTGGAGCAACCGCAATGGGCGGCTGAGTCTGCCGCCTGGTTCTGGAATCAGAACGGTTTGAACGAACTGGCCGACCGTGATCAGTTCAACACCATCACCCGCCGTATCAACGGCGGTTTGAATGGCTTGCAGGATCGTCTGCAACTCTGGGCGCGGGCGAGGGCGGTGTTATGTCAGCCTTCGACCTGA
- a CDS encoding phage tail protein — MDYPKSVPSVGLVNGRFVDENPLAGTPGSLIPAVWGNSVTQEILGVISSAGMTPSEADNGQLIKALQTILGRSSPMRSVVTRLTTSKVLAADELGLVLIDSSAGASTVTLPAANAALGVRDVIVRRVDNSGNRLTVRADGNDRVRFHTHLAANGYPFLVLMGSGDWWHLRSDGTGVWWPLGRFDATPLGRISFDSARQVLPGGYAVLNGNLLSRSDWPWLFDLAQSSGVMVTEATRVGSEGAWTNGDGATTFRLPDIRGEFLRVLDEARGVDVNRLAGSRQADALESHNHFLPTSSGTAVRPTPSLPDSLWDLTHDVNAAPVSGTLGTTFPNAAYNSGDSVGNIGGFSTETRPRNIAYPARIKLI; from the coding sequence ATGGATTATCCAAAAAGTGTTCCCAGCGTCGGGCTGGTGAACGGTCGGTTTGTGGATGAAAACCCGTTGGCGGGTACGCCTGGATCGCTGATTCCGGCGGTATGGGGAAACAGTGTCACCCAAGAAATCCTCGGCGTGATCTCCTCGGCCGGCATGACGCCGTCCGAAGCGGATAACGGCCAGTTGATCAAGGCACTGCAAACCATTCTCGGGCGTAGTAGTCCGATGCGTTCAGTCGTCACGCGGCTTACCACATCAAAGGTGTTGGCCGCCGACGAGTTAGGGCTGGTGCTGATCGATTCAAGTGCTGGTGCGAGCACTGTAACCCTACCTGCGGCCAATGCGGCGCTCGGTGTTCGCGATGTGATTGTGCGGCGTGTGGATAACAGTGGTAACCGTCTGACGGTGCGGGCTGACGGTAATGATAGGGTTCGGTTTCATACCCATCTGGCAGCCAATGGTTATCCATTCCTGGTGTTAATGGGCAGCGGGGATTGGTGGCACCTGCGCAGTGACGGGACGGGAGTCTGGTGGCCCTTGGGGCGGTTTGATGCCACCCCGTTGGGGCGCATCTCATTTGATAGCGCGCGTCAGGTACTGCCCGGCGGTTATGCCGTACTCAATGGTAATCTCCTGTCGCGTAGTGATTGGCCGTGGTTGTTCGATTTAGCTCAATCATCCGGTGTGATGGTGACCGAGGCTACCCGAGTAGGGAGCGAAGGTGCCTGGACTAACGGTGACGGTGCTACCACCTTTCGCCTACCCGATATTCGGGGCGAATTTCTGCGTGTCCTGGATGAGGCGCGAGGGGTGGATGTCAACCGCCTGGCGGGTAGCAGGCAGGCGGATGCCTTGGAAAGTCATAACCATTTCCTGCCAACCAGCTCAGGTACTGCTGTGCGTCCGACGCCTAGTCTTCCTGACAGCCTATGGGATTTGACGCATGACGTTAATGCCGCGCCCGTGTCTGGCACTCTCGGTACGACATTTCCCAACGCGGCTTATAACAGTGGCGATTCTGTGGGCAATATCGGAGGTTTCAGTACCGAAACTCGTCCCAGAAACATCGCCTATCCCGCTCGAATCAAGTTGATCTGA
- a CDS encoding gp53-like domain-containing protein: MDYPKSVPSAGLSNGRFVDEDPLTGTPGSLIPASWGNGVTQELLSVIQTAGLTPSEQLDNQLLTALRGSGLFTTAPQFDNDRSVATTEFVKRSGVQYSGFSVYAVSTALTQAHVGGAVSFASTTAINVTLPSTVGIMHGATLTLINVGAVVNVSTASPTDTLGPSSSALGPMELGRGETAEFVKLDNQWRLIGGTVLLKYTSLFSGQQGNPGYQKYASGNIDQWGYGTTDANGEVFVTFPISFPNAFVSVVANHAGGDGAMVIMVGGTATRQGVRLKVRDYSGHVAAGWGVTYFAKGY, translated from the coding sequence TTGGATTATCCAAAAAGTGTGCCCAGCGCAGGTCTGTCGAACGGCAGGTTTGTGGATGAGGATCCCTTGACGGGTACGCCGGGATCCTTGATTCCCGCCAGTTGGGGCAATGGTGTGACGCAGGAGTTGCTGAGTGTCATTCAAACCGCAGGACTAACACCGTCGGAACAATTGGATAACCAGTTGTTGACGGCCTTGCGTGGCAGCGGATTATTTACCACTGCTCCGCAGTTTGATAACGATAGGTCCGTGGCAACCACAGAGTTTGTAAAACGCAGCGGTGTTCAATATTCCGGCTTTTCCGTGTACGCAGTCAGTACGGCGTTGACACAAGCCCATGTGGGTGGAGCCGTCAGTTTTGCCAGCACTACGGCGATCAACGTCACGCTGCCCAGTACAGTGGGAATCATGCATGGGGCGACGCTGACACTGATCAACGTAGGGGCCGTCGTGAACGTATCGACAGCCTCGCCTACCGATACGCTAGGGCCATCATCCTCAGCGCTTGGCCCCATGGAGCTGGGCCGTGGTGAAACAGCGGAGTTCGTCAAGCTGGACAATCAATGGCGGTTGATAGGTGGCACTGTTCTTCTGAAATATACGTCGTTGTTTTCAGGTCAGCAGGGTAATCCGGGTTATCAAAAGTACGCGAGCGGAAATATCGATCAGTGGGGTTACGGTACAACCGACGCCAACGGAGAAGTGTTTGTTACGTTCCCGATCTCGTTCCCCAATGCTTTTGTTTCGGTTGTGGCGAACCATGCAGGTGGTGATGGGGCCATGGTCATTATGGTAGGTGGAACCGCCACCCGCCAAGGCGTGCGCCTGAAAGTCCGAGACTATTCTGGGCACGTCGCTGCTGGATGGGGCGTTACATATTTTGCGAAGGGTTATTGA
- a CDS encoding PA3611 family quorum-sensing-regulated virulence factor produces the protein MLRLIVPTVAVLLATSVTAQAASLKELELNKMLRNVAAQSSAGTPRAINEDILDQGYTVEGTELINHLSVQSSHAQKMRADPKAVYFQLGATVCTNPGLRKLMAQGATMRYEFTEVKTNRPIATERFQESDCPKPAKTKK, from the coding sequence ATGCTGCGCCTTATCGTCCCCACCGTTGCCGTGCTACTGGCGACGTCCGTCACCGCACAGGCCGCTTCGCTGAAAGAACTCGAACTGAACAAGATGCTGCGCAATGTAGCCGCGCAAAGCAGCGCCGGCACGCCCCGGGCAATCAACGAGGACATTCTCGACCAGGGCTACACCGTAGAAGGCACTGAGCTGATCAATCATCTGAGCGTGCAAAGCAGCCATGCCCAGAAAATGCGGGCCGACCCCAAGGCCGTCTATTTCCAGCTGGGTGCCACCGTGTGTACCAACCCAGGCTTGCGCAAATTGATGGCCCAGGGCGCGACCATGCGCTACGAGTTCACCGAAGTTAAGACCAATCGCCCCATTGCGACTGAGCGCTTCCAGGAATCCGACTGCCCGAAACCGGCCAAGACCAAAAAATAA